In the Carassius auratus strain Wakin chromosome 50, ASM336829v1, whole genome shotgun sequence genome, one interval contains:
- the vps4a gene encoding vacuolar protein sorting-associated protein 4A, producing the protein MTTSTLQKAIELVTKATEEDKAKNYEEALRLYQHAVEYFLHAIKYEAHSDKAKESIRGKCVQYLDRAEKLKDYLKNKDKQGKKPVKEAQSNEKSDSDSEGENPEKKKLQDHLMGAIVMEKPNVRWSDVAGLEGAKEALKEAVILPIKFPHLFTGKRTPWRGILLFGPPGTGKSYLAKAVATEANNSTFFSVSSSDLVSKWLGESEKLVKNLFDLARQHKPSIIFIDEVDSLCGSRNENESEAARRIKTEFLVQMQGVGNNSDGILVLGATNIPWVLDAAIRRRFEKRIYIPLPEEPARATMFRLHLGNTPHNLTEADLRQLARKTDGYSGADISIIVRDALMQPVRKVQSATHFKKVRGPSRSNSSVVVDDLLMPCSPGDPDAIEMTWMDVPGDKLLEPIVCMSDMLRSLATTRPTVNTEDLLKVRKFTEDFGQEG; encoded by the exons AAAGCGATTGAGCTGGTCACTAAAGCCACAGAGGAGGACAAGGCCAAGAACTATGAGGAGGCGCTGAGGCTCTACCAGCACGCTGTGGAGTACTTCCTGCACGCCATCAAAT ATGAAGCGCACAGTGACAAGGCGAAGGAAAGCATTCGTGGGAAGTGTGTGCAGTATCTGGACAGAGCCGAGAAACTCAAGGACTACTTGAAGAACAAGGACAAACAGGGCAAGAAACCAGTGAAGGAAGCACAGAGCAATGAGAA aagtgacagtgacagtgagggagaaaatcctgaaaaaaagaaactcCAGGATCATCTGATGG GGGCGATTGTGATGGAGAAGCCCAATGTGAGGTGGAGTGATGTGGCCGGACTCGAGGGGGCAAAAGAAGCCCTGAAAGAGGCGGTCATTCTGCCCATCAAATTCCCTCACCTGTTCACAG GCAAGCGCACTCCATGGAGGGGCATCCTTCTGTTCGGGCCCCCCGGCACAGGAAAGTCTTATCTGGCCAAAGCTGTGGCCACCGAGGCCAATAACTCCACCTTCTTCTCCGTGTCTTCCTCGGACCTGGTGTCGAAGTGGCTGGGCGAGAGTGAGAA ACTGGTGAAGAATCTGTTCGATCTGGCTCGCCAGCACAAGCCCTCCATCATCTTCATAGACGAGGTGGACTCTCTCTGTGGATCCAGAAACGAGAACGAGAGCGAAGCCGCTCGCAGGATCAAGACCGAGTTCCTGGTGCAGATGCAGG GTGTTGGTAATAACAGTGATGGGATATTAGTTCTGGGTGCTACTAACATTCCCTGGGTCCTTGATGCTGCCATACGCAGGAG GTTTGAGAAGCGCATCTACATCCCGCTCCCAGAGGAGCCGGCGAGAGCGACCATGTTTCGCTTACATCTGGGGAACACACCTCACAATCTGACCGAGGCAGACCTGCGTCAGCTGGCCCGCAAGACAGACGGATACTCCGGAGCCGATATCAGCATCATCGTGCGGGACGCTCTCATGCAGCCGGTCAGGAAAGTGCAGTCCGCCACACACTTCAAAAAG GTGCGAGGGCCGTCTCGCAGTAACAGCTCGGTGGTGGTGGATGACCTCCTGATGCCGTGTTCCCCCGGTGACCCTGATGCTATAGAGATGACCTGGATGGATGTCCCTGGTGACAAACTGCTGGAGCCCATCGTGTGCATG TCTGACATGCTGCGCTCTCTGGCCACCACACGTCCCACCGTCAACACTGAAGACCTGCTGAAGGTGAGGAAGTTCACAGAGGATTTTGGGCAGGAGGGCTGA